A stretch of the Desulfuromonas sp. TF genome encodes the following:
- a CDS encoding adenine phosphoribosyltransferase, whose translation MEELKNIIRDIPDFPKKGIVFKDITTLLSDARSFHRMVDLIAHRYLGQRIDQVVGVEARGFVLGSALAYKLGTGVTLVRKPGKLPYKTRRKSYDLEYGTDTLEIHEDAFRPGDRVIVADDLLATGGTMAAVVDLINDLGAEVVECAFMAELEFLEGRKRLPEGKVFSLLKF comes from the coding sequence TTGGAAGAATTGAAGAATATTATTCGGGATATTCCCGATTTCCCCAAGAAGGGGATTGTTTTCAAAGACATTACGACACTTCTGTCCGATGCCAGGAGTTTCCACCGGATGGTCGATCTCATAGCTCATCGCTATCTCGGGCAAAGAATTGATCAGGTGGTGGGAGTTGAAGCCCGCGGCTTTGTTCTCGGCTCAGCTCTGGCCTACAAGCTCGGCACCGGCGTCACTCTGGTGCGCAAGCCCGGCAAACTCCCCTATAAAACACGTCGCAAATCCTACGATCTCGAATACGGCACCGACACTCTTGAAATTCACGAGGATGCTTTTCGCCCCGGCGACCGGGTCATCGTCGCCGACGACCTGCTGGCCACCGGAGGGACAATGGCGGCGGTGGTCGATCTCATCAACGACCTGGGAGCGGAGGTCGTGGAGTGCGCCTTCATGGCGGAACTTGAATTTCTGGAAGGTCGCAAGCGCCTGCCCGAGGGGAAGGTCTTCAGCCTGCTGAAGTTCTGA